In one window of Maribacter sp. BPC-D8 DNA:
- a CDS encoding gliding motility-associated C-terminal domain-containing protein: protein MKNLSKFLKEKPIAFLSLRLNLGWVFNLNHNSMTNLKPYFNWVLFVVLVFQSTQLAWGQNPVDSWTISSTPATDQDTYTIGTDIYSFGQGDNIEIETVQYLGSTFTIPFSSQFYVFNRVDIASNTEAVSVVGSKASVFFERTGASNFEFEASLPGTPGNIDLEEILRSLVINRGALDVFRNRGTNTGDEGPQNIERIDVVFPDLTINDAADLSLNGFLASEKNGNNTYKAAAILSIDAAGVPTSYGSLVTIQQPSSYGEPTDDTFNPVRQSSFLEDTNSDNEPIFVGGADERTGITIITFADLGIGAGQTFYGISFFGDDVDSGLHDLLDPTTFPQTTTTGADIYGGLGAIVTATGFEPPLDSDGDLVIDTIDLDDDNDGISDLDEANGIDPSGDDDNDGVPNHSDDDPNDPLVGNVNGTTEPAFDFDGDGIPNHFDIDADNDGIYDVYEAGNDALDTNNDGVIDSNDTGFADANNNGQADSSEGTTPPNTDGAGNADFLDIDADDDGIPDNVEAQPTTGYVVPANTFDVNGVDTNYPNGLRPEDTDTDLTPDYLDDDSDNDGISDVLEAGQGTLVDPLADADNDGLNDAFDDTPGNDVNNDLDTGAIATDNEDDTDVAEVDFRSVLDFDQDGIPDTVDLDDDNDGISDLDEANGIDPSGDDDNDGVPNHSDDDPNDPLVGDVNGTTEPAFDFDGDGIPNHFDIDADNDGIYDVYEAGNDALDTNNDGVIDGLDTGFEDNDNDGQADSSETTSPINTDTTGNADFLDIDADDDGIPDNVEAQTTAGYIVPANTFDVNGVDTNYPNGLRPEDTDTDLTPDYLDADSDNDGISDMLEAGQGTLVDPLADADADGLNDVFDDTPGNDVNNDLDTGAIATDNEDDADMAEVDFRDVLDFDQDGIPDTVDLDDDNDGISDLDEANGIDPSGDDDNDGVPNHSDDDPNDPLVGNVNGTTEPAFDFDGDGIPNHFDIDADNDGIVDVVEAGNGDLDTNNDGVIDGLDTGFADTDDNGQADSSEGTTPPNTDGTGEANFLDIDADDDGIPDNVEAQPTDAYIVPADAFDATGLDTNYPVGLTPEDTDGDLVPDYLDADSDNDGAPDVEEAGQGTIIDPLADADADGLNDAFDDTPGLDVNNDLDTGAIATDNEDDADLNEVDFRDFLDNDGDGIPDTVDLDDDNDGISDLDEANGIDPSADDDNDGVPNHSDDDSNDPLIGDVNGTTEPAFDFDGDGIPNHFDLDGDNDGIFDVYEAGNDALDTNNDGVIDSNDTGFADANNNGQADSSEGTTSPNTDGAGNADYLDIDADDDGIPDNVEAQPTTGYVAPADAVSSNGVDTNYPNGLRPEDTDTDLTPDYLDDDSDNDGISDVLEAGQGTIVDPLADADNDGLNDAFDDTPGNDVNNDLDTGADGTDNDDDATTPEVDFRETGDSDGDGVLDTQEEADGTDPNNPCDYVIDNVTIDFSGDYLVADCDGDGVINGQELEDGTSPGDPCDFDEGSITVEQGGDYLISDCDEDGLTLSEEDAIGTDANNADTDGDTILDGQEVEDGTDPLDSCDSIGGVPSLDAGCNAEVVETGISVFNEVITPDNDGINDFFRIENIESFPNNTVQIYNRWGVVVYEMSGYDNVTNTFQGVSNGRVTISTDSELPVGVYFYVIKYASDGDNLDKAGYLYINR from the coding sequence ATGAAGAATTTATCAAAATTCTTAAAAGAAAAACCCATTGCTTTCCTTAGTCTAAGGCTAAACTTAGGTTGGGTATTTAATTTAAACCATAATTCTATGACAAATCTTAAGCCCTATTTTAATTGGGTACTTTTTGTAGTACTTGTTTTCCAAAGTACGCAACTTGCTTGGGGTCAAAACCCCGTTGATAGTTGGACTATCAGTTCAACACCGGCAACTGATCAAGATACCTATACTATAGGTACTGATATTTACAGTTTTGGTCAAGGAGATAACATTGAAATTGAAACGGTTCAATATCTAGGTAGCACTTTTACCATACCATTTTCAAGTCAATTTTATGTTTTTAATCGTGTTGATATTGCCTCTAATACCGAGGCTGTTAGTGTTGTCGGTAGCAAGGCCAGTGTATTCTTTGAGAGAACAGGGGCTTCAAATTTTGAATTTGAAGCTAGTTTGCCCGGTACACCAGGCAATATTGATTTGGAAGAAATTCTAAGGTCACTGGTGATAAATAGAGGTGCGCTTGATGTATTTAGAAATAGAGGAACTAATACAGGTGATGAAGGACCACAGAATATTGAGCGTATTGATGTTGTCTTTCCTGATTTAACTATAAATGACGCCGCTGATCTGTCCTTAAATGGATTTTTAGCTTCTGAAAAAAATGGGAATAACACCTATAAAGCAGCTGCGATACTAAGTATTGATGCGGCTGGGGTGCCTACCTCATATGGTAGTTTGGTCACTATTCAACAACCCTCCTCTTACGGTGAACCTACTGACGATACCTTCAACCCTGTTAGACAAAGTTCATTTTTAGAAGATACCAATAGCGATAATGAACCAATCTTTGTTGGTGGTGCCGATGAACGAACCGGAATTACTATAATTACCTTTGCCGACTTGGGTATCGGTGCCGGTCAAACATTTTACGGTATTTCATTCTTTGGCGATGACGTAGATAGTGGTCTGCATGATTTATTAGATCCAACAACTTTTCCGCAAACAACAACTACAGGGGCAGATATTTACGGTGGTTTAGGTGCTATAGTTACCGCAACTGGCTTTGAACCTCCACTCGACAGTGATGGAGATTTGGTAATTGATACTATAGATTTAGATGACGACAACGATGGTATTTCAGATTTAGATGAGGCTAACGGAATCGACCCAAGTGGCGATGATGATAATGATGGTGTTCCAAACCATTCTGATGATGATCCTAACGATCCATTAGTAGGTAATGTAAACGGAACAACAGAACCAGCATTTGATTTTGATGGTGATGGTATTCCAAATCACTTTGATATCGATGCTGATAATGACGGAATCTATGATGTGTACGAAGCGGGTAATGATGCTTTAGATACTAATAATGATGGTGTAATTGACAGTAACGATACTGGGTTTGCAGATGCAAACAATAACGGTCAAGCAGATAGTTCTGAAGGAACGACTCCACCAAATACAGATGGTGCAGGTAATGCAGATTTCTTGGATATTGATGCAGACGACGATGGTATTCCAGATAACGTAGAGGCACAACCAACAACTGGTTATGTGGTTCCTGCAAATACTTTTGATGTTAACGGTGTAGATACAAACTACCCTAACGGATTAAGACCTGAGGATACAGATACAGATTTAACTCCTGATTATTTGGACGACGATTCTGATAACGATGGTATTAGTGATGTCTTAGAAGCTGGACAAGGAACTCTTGTAGATCCTTTAGCCGATGCGGATAATGACGGATTAAACGATGCTTTCGATGACACCCCAGGTAACGATGTCAATAATGATTTAGATACTGGTGCAATTGCAACAGATAACGAAGATGATACAGATGTGGCTGAGGTAGATTTTAGATCAGTACTTGATTTCGATCAAGATGGTATTCCAGATACGGTAGATCTTGATGACGATAACGATGGTATCTCAGATTTAGATGAAGCTAACGGAATCGACCCAAGTGGCGATGATGACAATGATGGTGTTCCAAACCATTCAGATGATGATCCTAACGATCCATTAGTAGGTGATGTAAATGGTACAACAGAACCAGCGTTTGATTTTGATGGTGATGGTATTCCAAATCACTTTGATATTGATGCTGATAATGACGGAATCTATGATGTGTACGAAGCTGGTAATGATGCTTTAGATACGAATAATGATGGTGTTATTGATGGTCTTGATACTGGTTTTGAAGATAATGATAACGATGGTCAAGCTGATAGTTCAGAAACTACTTCACCTATCAATACAGATACTACAGGTAATGCAGATTTCTTAGATATCGATGCCGATGATGATGGTATTCCTGATAATGTAGAAGCACAAACAACTGCTGGGTATATTGTTCCTGCAAATACTTTTGATGTTAACGGTGTAGATACAAACTACCCTAACGGATTAAGACCTGAGGATACAGATACAGATCTTACTCCTGATTATTTGGATGCTGATTCTGATAACGATGGTATTTCAGATATGCTGGAAGCTGGTCAAGGTACTCTCGTGGATCCTTTAGCCGATGCTGATGCAGATGGACTTAACGATGTCTTTGATGATACCCCAGGTAACGATGTCAATAATGATTTGGATACTGGTGCAATTGCAACAGATAACGAAGATGATGCAGATATGGCTGAGGTTGACTTTAGAGATGTCCTTGATTTCGATCAAGATGGTATTCCAGATACGGTAGATCTTGATGACGATAACGATGGCATCTCAGATTTAGATGAGGCTAACGGAATCGACCCAAGTGGCGATGATGATAACGATGGTGTTCCAAACCATTCTGATGATGATCCTAACGATCCATTAGTAGGTAATGTAAACGGAACAACAGAGCCGGCGTTTGATTTTGATGGTGATGGTATTCCAAATCACTTTGATATCGATGCTGATAATGATGGTATCGTAGATGTTGTGGAAGCTGGTAACGGTGACCTTGATACAAATAATGATGGTGTTATTGATGGTCTTGATACTGGATTTGCAGATACTGATGATAACGGTCAAGCAGATAGTTCAGAAGGAACGACTCCACCAAATACCGATGGTACAGGTGAAGCTAACTTCTTAGATATCGATGCAGATGACGATGGTATTCCAGATAACGTAGAAGCACAACCTACTGATGCGTATATCGTACCAGCAGATGCTTTTGATGCAACCGGATTAGATACCAATTATCCTGTTGGTTTGACTCCAGAAGATACTGATGGCGATTTAGTACCTGATTACTTGGATGCAGATTCTGATAATGACGGTGCTCCAGATGTAGAAGAAGCTGGTCAAGGAACAATCATAGATCCTTTAGCTGATGCTGATGCAGATGGCTTGAACGATGCCTTTGATGATACACCAGGTTTAGATGTAAACAATGATTTAGATACTGGAGCAATTGCAACGGATAACGAGGATGATGCTGATTTGAACGAAGTTGATTTTAGAGATTTTCTAGATAATGATGGTGATGGTATTCCAGATACGGTTGACCTTGATGACGATAACGATGGTATCTCAGATTTAGATGAAGCCAATGGAATCGACCCAAGTGCAGATGATGACAACGATGGTGTTCCAAACCATTCCGATGATGATTCTAACGATCCATTGATTGGGGATGTAAACGGAACAACTGAACCGGCTTTTGATTTTGACGGTGACGGTATCCCAAATCACTTTGATTTAGATGGAGACAATGATGGCATTTTTGATGTGTACGAAGCTGGTAACGATGCTTTAGATACCAACAATGATGGTGTTATCGACAGTAACGATACTGGGTTTGCAGATGCAAACAATAACGGTCAAGCAGACAGTTCAGAAGGAACGACCTCACCAAATACAGATGGTGCAGGTAATGCTGATTATTTAGATATCGATGCCGATGATGATGGTATTCCAGATAATGTCGAAGCACAACCTACAACAGGTTATGTTGCTCCTGCAGATGCTGTTTCTTCTAATGGTGTAGATACAAACTACCCTAACGGATTAAGACCTGAGGATACAGATACAGATTTAACTCCTGATTATTTGGACGATGATTCTGATAACGATGGTATTTCTGATGTCTTAGAAGCTGGACAAGGAACTATTGTAGATCCTTTAGCCGATGCAGATAATGACGGATTAAATGATGCCTTTGATGATACCCCTGGTAACGATGTAAATAACGATTTGGATACTGGTGCCGATGGTACGGATAATGACGACGATGCTACAACACCAGAAGTAGACTTTAGAGAAACAGGTGATAGTGATGGTGATGGTGTTCTTGATACACAAGAAGAAGCTGATGGTACAGATCCTAATAATCCATGTGATTATGTAATTGATAATGTTACAATAGATTTTTCAGGAGATTATCTTGTTGCGGATTGTGATGGTGACGGTGTAATCAACGGGCAAGAACTTGAAGATGGAACCAGCCCTGGAGACCCTTGTGATTTTGATGAAGGCAGTATTACCGTTGAACAAGGTGGTGATTATTTGATCTCCGATTGTGATGAAGATGGATTAACTTTATCTGAAGAAGATGCCATAGGTACAGATGCTAACAATGCGGATACCGATGGAGATACTATTTTGGATGGTCAAGAAGTTGAGGATGGTACAGATCCGTTAGATTCATGTGATTCTATAGGCGGTGTTCCAAGTTTAGATGCAGGTTGTAATGCAGAAGTTGTAGAGACAGGTATTTCAGTTTTCAACGAAGTAATCACCCCTGATAATGATGGAATCAATGATTTCTTTAGAATAGAAAATATCGAGTCCTTCCCGAACAATACAGTTCAGATTTACAACCGTTGGGGAGTAGTTGTATATGAAATGTCAGGTTATGACAATGTTACAAATACCTTCCAAGGTGTTTCCAATGGTAGGGTAACTATTTCAACAGATTCGGAGCTGCCAGTAGGTGTTTATTTCTATGTAATTAAATATGCGAGTGACGGAGATAATTTAGATAAAGCCGGTTACCTATACATCAACAGATAA
- a CDS encoding sensor histidine kinase, whose translation MTTAEDKLKERVKELTCLYEVTSIIVNSDYDQLEASLEAIAYCLKRAWQFENVTEVFLKTGEFQVQTEDFKHDMVTLVSKIKVFNKVEGEVLVGYPSNKYTFDDFLVEEQTLLNNVALDIGNLIERKQIRDSEAITRRQMERTDRLHILGEITAGIAHELNTPLANILGFAELLTDKITDKEAVRDLEKIMDSAIFSREIVKKLMFFACEMPQEMKNVKLIPIVISVIKLLEPSLRAKNLKLTKAFDSTDIKLKADTVQLTQVLFNLIMNAIYYSPEGSTITVHILETESHISIEISDEGKGIPNELEDKVFEPFFTTKPIGEGSGLGLSVVHGIITSHKGKIEHKSNTPKGTIFTVDFPKL comes from the coding sequence ATGACAACAGCAGAGGATAAACTAAAAGAACGCGTAAAAGAACTTACGTGCCTATATGAGGTTACTTCTATTATAGTGAATTCTGATTATGACCAATTAGAAGCCTCTCTAGAAGCTATTGCTTATTGTCTTAAAAGAGCATGGCAGTTTGAAAACGTTACCGAAGTTTTTTTAAAAACAGGCGAATTTCAAGTACAAACAGAAGATTTTAAACACGATATGGTCACCTTAGTATCTAAAATTAAAGTATTTAATAAAGTAGAAGGTGAAGTACTGGTCGGCTACCCTTCAAACAAATATACATTTGACGATTTTTTGGTTGAAGAACAGACCTTATTGAATAATGTAGCCTTAGATATTGGTAACCTTATCGAACGTAAACAGATTCGTGATAGTGAAGCCATTACCAGAAGACAAATGGAACGTACAGATCGTTTACATATTCTAGGTGAAATTACCGCTGGCATTGCCCATGAGTTGAACACTCCACTAGCTAACATACTGGGTTTTGCCGAATTATTGACAGATAAAATCACTGATAAAGAAGCTGTTAGAGACCTCGAAAAAATAATGGACAGTGCCATTTTTAGTCGAGAAATTGTAAAAAAACTCATGTTCTTCGCTTGTGAAATGCCACAAGAAATGAAAAACGTAAAGCTGATACCAATAGTAATCAGTGTTATAAAACTTCTTGAGCCTTCTTTACGCGCTAAGAATCTAAAATTGACCAAAGCTTTTGATTCGACAGATATTAAACTAAAGGCAGACACGGTTCAATTGACTCAGGTATTGTTCAACTTAATTATGAATGCCATTTACTATTCTCCCGAGGGCAGCACTATTACCGTGCATATATTAGAAACCGAGAGTCACATAAGTATTGAAATTTCTGATGAAGGTAAAGGCATACCAAACGAATTAGAAGACAAGGTGTTTGAACCTTTTTTTACTACCAAACCCATAGGTGAAGGTTCTGGCTTAGGTTTAAGTGTTGTTCACGGAATTATTACCAGCCACAAAGGTAAAATTGAGCACAAAAGTAATACACCGAAAGGAACTATATTTACCGTTGATTTTCCTAAATTGTAA
- a CDS encoding sigma-54-dependent transcriptional regulator: MDLRKENILIVDDDIDILELLQRHLQSMDYHTYKAVSVKEALFILKDTFIDLLITDIQMPEIDGLQLLKFANEHYPEIPKLVVTGYPSVEGTLEVIKSGGTDYLTKPFTKAELKEAVEKALKQNTSRKKAKSAQVNSNANTYSDMVGASEAFKKVTNIIDRVKDNKATVIVTGESGTGKELVARAIHYSGKFSREPFIAVNCAAIPENLQEAELFGYLKGAFTGANENRNGFFQAAKGGTLFLDEIGTASLAVQTKLLRALQEKEITRVGSQKVEKVDIRIIAATNANLREEIKNNTFREDLYYRLTVVEINVPPLRERKSDIALLTDKFLRKYGIEFKDRLLRISPEALQILQRYNWPGNIRELENIIQRAVIMSDGIVDVKDLPDFLKYQIDFSDNELRPLRDIEREYVQRVLNHTDGNKTKAAEILQIDRKTLREKLK, encoded by the coding sequence ATGGATTTGCGCAAAGAGAACATTCTTATTGTTGATGATGATATTGATATTTTAGAGCTTTTACAAAGGCATCTACAATCAATGGACTATCATACCTATAAAGCAGTTTCTGTAAAAGAAGCGTTGTTTATACTAAAGGATACGTTTATTGACCTGCTCATTACCGATATACAAATGCCCGAAATAGACGGACTCCAGTTATTGAAGTTCGCCAATGAGCATTATCCTGAGATTCCGAAATTAGTGGTTACCGGTTACCCATCTGTCGAAGGAACTTTAGAAGTTATAAAATCTGGAGGTACAGACTATTTAACCAAACCCTTCACTAAAGCAGAATTAAAAGAAGCTGTTGAAAAGGCACTTAAGCAAAATACATCTCGTAAAAAAGCAAAAAGCGCCCAAGTAAATTCTAATGCGAATACGTATTCAGATATGGTAGGTGCATCTGAGGCATTTAAAAAGGTTACCAATATTATTGACCGCGTAAAAGATAATAAGGCTACAGTAATAGTTACAGGTGAAAGCGGTACGGGTAAAGAGTTAGTTGCGAGGGCTATTCACTATTCAGGCAAGTTTTCTAGAGAGCCGTTCATTGCCGTTAACTGCGCAGCAATACCAGAAAATCTTCAAGAAGCAGAGCTTTTCGGGTACCTGAAAGGAGCCTTTACAGGAGCAAATGAAAATAGAAATGGTTTCTTTCAAGCTGCAAAAGGTGGTACCTTGTTTTTAGATGAAATTGGTACAGCATCATTAGCAGTACAGACCAAATTACTACGCGCACTTCAAGAAAAAGAAATTACTAGAGTTGGCTCACAAAAAGTAGAAAAAGTAGATATTCGAATTATTGCGGCCACCAATGCCAATTTACGGGAAGAAATTAAGAACAATACTTTTAGAGAAGATCTGTATTACCGATTAACTGTAGTAGAAATTAATGTACCTCCCCTACGCGAACGTAAATCTGACATTGCGCTTTTAACCGATAAGTTTCTTCGTAAATACGGAATAGAATTTAAAGATAGATTGTTACGTATTTCTCCGGAAGCATTACAAATTCTTCAACGCTACAACTGGCCCGGCAACATTAGAGAACTTGAAAATATTATTCAAAGAGCTGTTATCATGTCCGATGGTATTGTCGACGTCAAAGACCTGCCAGATTTTTTAAAGTATCAAATTGATTTTTCTGATAATGAGCTGCGTCCGCTTCG